In Desulfomonile tiedjei DSM 6799, a genomic segment contains:
- the ybgF gene encoding tol-pal system protein YbgF: MNTSGNGTSVLKREGRLPVFRLSWVLILVTLALSGCLTRTSGPTLPYVKPAQSVPHTDPGTVHLAARVEEMENEIRRLRDMIERAQAGGNDRLVKTLQDRVASIEKHLGLEAPREASAPAASPSQPTYPEPRQAPQQMRPEAPPTSRAPQQQPGTGPGVQLTRPQTSTNPEVQQPQVDIRNTPIAPDEKAYRDAFQLLRSGNYDQAVMQFEELVKRNPKSQFAADAVYSIGEAKFKMGRYDEAVLNFHRVVKEYPGSLKELDALLKQGEAFEKLGDPRSARVIYKQLTTDNPHTAQGRLAGTRLKQLPKDE; this comes from the coding sequence ATGAACACCTCGGGCAACGGAACATCAGTCCTGAAACGAGAAGGCCGACTGCCGGTTTTCCGGCTGTCATGGGTACTGATCCTGGTGACGCTCGCATTGTCCGGGTGCCTCACCAGGACCTCAGGCCCCACGCTTCCCTATGTGAAGCCGGCCCAATCAGTGCCTCATACCGATCCAGGGACTGTGCATCTCGCTGCCCGGGTAGAAGAAATGGAGAACGAGATACGGCGCCTGAGGGACATGATAGAACGTGCTCAGGCCGGTGGAAACGATCGATTGGTGAAAACATTGCAGGATCGAGTTGCTTCTATTGAAAAGCATCTCGGGCTTGAAGCTCCCCGTGAGGCAAGTGCACCAGCCGCATCCCCCTCTCAGCCGACATATCCTGAACCTCGTCAGGCTCCTCAACAGATGAGACCGGAGGCACCGCCAACTTCTCGAGCCCCGCAGCAACAGCCGGGGACTGGTCCGGGAGTGCAGCTTACTCGACCGCAGACCTCTACAAACCCTGAAGTGCAGCAGCCTCAAGTAGACATCCGGAATACGCCAATAGCGCCGGACGAGAAGGCTTATAGAGACGCTTTTCAGCTCTTGCGATCTGGAAACTACGATCAGGCCGTGATGCAATTTGAAGAACTCGTGAAAAGAAATCCCAAGAGTCAGTTTGCCGCGGACGCGGTCTACTCGATTGGAGAGGCCAAGTTCAAAATGGGACGTTATGACGAGGCAGTGCTCAATTTCCATCGAGTAGTCAAGGAGTATCCCGGATCTCTGAAGGAGCTTGATGCACTTCTCAAGCAGGGAGAAGCTTTCGAGAAACTGGGCGATCCTCGTTCGGCACGGGTAATTTACAAACAGCTCACTACAGACAACCCCCACACGGCACAAGGCCGCCTCGCCGGAACCAGACTAAAACAGCTCCCGAAGGACGAATAG
- a CDS encoding OmpA family protein: MPSRHVKRGIFLLLAVLFLASGCSRPIVRQPGPIPGGPGAPTVGGPVEQDLQVVQTTLKPIYFAYDSFTLSPEAQSAAQYNAEILKRAPQFGTVSEGHCDERGTAEYNLALGDRRARAVVEYMVTLGIPPNKFSTVSYGSELPVDTAHNEEAWSKNRRVYLRVSR, translated from the coding sequence ATGCCCTCTCGTCATGTGAAGCGTGGAATATTTTTGCTGCTTGCTGTCCTCTTTCTCGCGTCTGGTTGTTCCAGGCCCATTGTGAGACAGCCCGGTCCAATTCCCGGCGGTCCGGGAGCTCCCACGGTAGGCGGTCCCGTTGAGCAAGATCTTCAAGTAGTTCAGACTACTTTGAAGCCGATATACTTTGCCTACGATAGCTTCACCTTGTCGCCCGAAGCCCAATCCGCGGCTCAGTATAATGCGGAAATCCTGAAACGCGCTCCGCAATTCGGAACAGTGTCAGAAGGTCATTGTGACGAACGTGGTACTGCCGAGTACAATTTGGCGCTCGGGGATCGACGTGCCAGAGCTGTTGTGGAGTACATGGTAACTCTGGGGATTCCACCGAACAAGTTCTCCACCGTTTCGTACGGTTCCGAATTACCGGTTGATACAGCGCACAATGAAGAGGCCTGGTCCAAAAATCGAAGAGTCTACCTGCGAGTGTCTCGATGA
- the tolB gene encoding Tol-Pal system beta propeller repeat protein TolB translates to MFLQLKKHFFFTVVMALLTLMYCVPGYSEPLIIDVDPTLTLVAVPDLVSAEPSPIGGKALADVIKDDLYFTGLFKTPDVTLNIPPTASGEPDFEKWMEARVGALILGNFSTKGEELTVEVRLYNIALKKLEVGKRYTGNIKDYRRIMHRFADRVMEKLTGVPGCFSTKIAFVGDSQSRELFVMDFDGHNLTPLTRTNSINLSPDWSPDGRSIIFTSYIRGNPDVWAVDFPGLGLRPLSSRPGLNASPRHSPDGNYVALSANVNNLPKIIVINAQGNMLKVLTNGRGNDISPAWSPDGAAMAYVSDQAGTPQIYVMSSQGGQPKRLTFNSNYNTDPDWSPRGDLIAFTARVEGRFQICTMKPDGTDLRVLTSAGSNQDPAWSPDGRFIAFVSNRDGRRLIYIMDSRGRIQAPVSPITGKSPAWSRNSW, encoded by the coding sequence ATGTTTCTTCAGCTCAAGAAGCATTTCTTCTTTACAGTGGTAATGGCGCTCTTGACGCTTATGTACTGCGTGCCGGGATACAGTGAGCCCCTGATTATTGATGTCGATCCAACCTTGACCCTCGTAGCGGTTCCGGACCTCGTGTCTGCCGAACCCTCCCCCATCGGCGGAAAAGCACTCGCAGATGTAATCAAAGATGATTTGTATTTCACCGGACTATTTAAAACACCCGACGTAACGCTCAACATACCCCCTACAGCCTCAGGAGAGCCTGATTTCGAGAAATGGATGGAGGCACGTGTCGGAGCGCTTATTCTGGGGAATTTCAGCACAAAAGGTGAAGAACTCACCGTAGAAGTCCGGCTCTATAACATCGCACTCAAAAAGTTGGAAGTCGGCAAACGATACACAGGGAACATAAAAGACTATCGACGAATCATGCATCGGTTCGCAGACAGAGTCATGGAGAAGCTCACGGGCGTGCCCGGCTGCTTTTCCACCAAAATTGCATTCGTGGGGGACTCACAGTCACGCGAACTGTTTGTCATGGACTTCGACGGCCATAATCTCACTCCTCTCACTCGCACGAATAGCATCAATCTGTCTCCCGATTGGTCTCCGGACGGCAGAAGCATCATTTTTACGTCATACATAAGGGGAAACCCGGACGTGTGGGCTGTAGATTTTCCAGGGCTCGGGCTTCGGCCGTTGTCGTCGCGTCCGGGCCTGAACGCATCGCCGCGACATTCTCCTGATGGTAATTACGTAGCGCTATCGGCAAACGTTAATAACTTGCCTAAGATTATTGTGATAAATGCGCAAGGAAACATGCTAAAAGTGTTGACGAACGGCAGAGGAAATGATATCTCTCCCGCATGGTCCCCGGACGGCGCTGCCATGGCGTATGTGTCAGATCAAGCGGGAACTCCTCAGATTTACGTCATGTCTTCCCAGGGTGGCCAGCCGAAACGTCTAACTTTTAACAGCAATTACAATACCGATCCTGATTGGTCCCCCCGAGGAGATCTGATTGCCTTCACGGCCAGGGTCGAGGGACGATTTCAGATATGCACTATGAAACCGGATGGAACCGATTTGCGAGTACTGACGAGCGCAGGTTCGAATCAGGATCCCGCATGGTCGCCGGATGGCAGATTCATAGCATTTGTATCGAACCGGGATGGGCGGAGGCTTATCTACATAATGGATTCCCGAGGCCGGATTCAGGCGCCCGTTTCTCCAATAACGGGAAAATCGCCGGCATGGTCGAGGAATTCGTGGTGA
- the tolA gene encoding cell envelope integrity protein TolA — translation MTPLRDSSRDAASFWTIAASLLLHALFISLAVVVSYRTFAPPDKPVEISMPVRIVQEPGLPDTEKIGSAPEALDEPPPLEHSLEPESGFKAIESVRETIDHTEVRKAPKEAITLAKRKKQPLKVEPPKEPPKAEAKKKEEDPAAFLEKRMAALRKEVEKRKNDLGTQGSRQASGNQGNSAEAGRGEEELSRWLALVKQRSQAYFSVIGERPDLNQVTVIGIKISDSGALIDASIHTSSGDRQFDQSAMQAVRQASPYPPPSPEVKERIKQAGGLALRFTSRGIQ, via the coding sequence ATGACGCCATTGCGTGACTCATCCAGGGATGCCGCATCATTCTGGACGATAGCGGCATCGCTTCTGCTCCATGCGCTGTTCATCAGCCTCGCTGTCGTGGTGTCTTACCGGACGTTTGCTCCCCCTGACAAACCTGTTGAAATATCCATGCCCGTTCGAATTGTCCAGGAGCCGGGTCTGCCTGATACAGAAAAAATCGGCTCCGCTCCTGAAGCACTGGACGAGCCTCCTCCTCTGGAACACAGTCTTGAACCGGAAAGCGGATTCAAGGCCATAGAATCGGTGAGGGAGACCATCGACCATACGGAAGTCAGAAAAGCACCAAAAGAGGCGATTACTCTTGCGAAGAGAAAAAAGCAACCTTTGAAAGTAGAGCCGCCAAAGGAACCTCCTAAAGCGGAAGCAAAGAAAAAAGAAGAGGACCCGGCCGCTTTTCTGGAAAAACGAATGGCTGCTCTCCGCAAAGAAGTAGAAAAGAGAAAGAACGATCTTGGCACTCAGGGCAGTCGACAAGCTTCCGGAAATCAAGGGAACAGTGCTGAGGCAGGCCGCGGTGAAGAGGAATTGAGCCGCTGGCTGGCTCTGGTGAAACAACGCTCGCAGGCTTATTTTTCCGTGATCGGAGAACGTCCCGATCTCAATCAAGTGACAGTCATTGGAATCAAAATTTCCGATTCTGGAGCACTCATAGACGCTTCCATTCACACAAGCTCGGGAGACCGGCAATTCGATCAATCGGCCATGCAGGCAGTTCGACAGGCCTCCCCCTATCCTCCCCCCTCGCCTGAAGTCAAAGAGAGAATAAAGCAGGCCGGCGGGCTTGCGCTCAGGTTTACATCCAGAGGGATTCAGTAG
- a CDS encoding ExbD/TolR family protein: protein MAFSNGSRGRAAMSEINVTPLVDVMLVLLIIFMVTAPMMQEGVSLDLPQAKGEPITKDQKAEDVVISVKGPESIEVNGKAVGEDKLAEYILEITKNQAGRDVYLRADKSVSYGFFVRIMGALKSAGVSNLGIITTPQEESSSGK from the coding sequence ATGGCATTCAGTAACGGTTCCCGAGGCAGGGCTGCTATGTCGGAAATCAACGTCACCCCACTCGTGGACGTGATGTTGGTTTTGCTCATCATATTCATGGTAACTGCCCCTATGATGCAAGAAGGAGTATCGCTCGATCTCCCTCAGGCCAAGGGGGAGCCCATTACAAAAGATCAAAAAGCTGAAGATGTTGTTATTTCGGTCAAAGGACCCGAAAGCATCGAAGTGAACGGAAAAGCTGTCGGTGAGGACAAACTTGCCGAGTACATTCTCGAAATAACCAAGAATCAAGCGGGTCGCGACGTTTACCTTCGCGCTGACAAAAGTGTCTCGTACGGATTCTTCGTTCGGATCATGGGGGCGCTCAAATCAGCGGGCGTGTCCAATCTCGGCATTATCACAACACCTCAAGAGGAGTCCTCTTCGGGCAAATGA
- the tolQ gene encoding protein TolQ, which produces MPEAVASALQGNVHDQSLWIIIMGAGWVVKSVMLTLLLFSVICWGIILTKSIMLSRARKHTQLFFDAFRESRKFSLLYAEAKQFTHSPLAHVFKAGYAELNRISRIQQANQTSTEAAQEPEYERTGMENVIRSLQQAVTAERTRLERGVNFLATTGSAAPFIGLFGTVWGIMESFRRIGVMKSASLAVVAPGIAEALIATAAGLAAAIPAVIFYNYFLSRINVISNEMDNFSSELVNIIERIYWKRK; this is translated from the coding sequence ATGCCCGAAGCTGTCGCCTCGGCATTACAAGGAAACGTTCACGATCAGAGCCTTTGGATCATCATCATGGGAGCCGGGTGGGTCGTAAAGTCTGTCATGCTGACCCTTCTCCTGTTTTCGGTTATTTGTTGGGGCATTATTCTGACCAAGAGCATTATGCTTTCACGTGCGAGAAAGCACACACAACTCTTTTTCGACGCTTTTAGAGAATCCCGAAAATTTTCTTTGCTCTACGCGGAGGCAAAACAATTTACTCATAGTCCTCTGGCCCATGTATTTAAAGCGGGATACGCGGAATTGAATCGAATTTCCAGAATTCAGCAAGCAAACCAGACCTCTACCGAAGCAGCACAGGAACCTGAGTACGAGCGGACAGGAATGGAAAACGTCATACGATCTCTTCAGCAAGCGGTTACCGCCGAGAGGACCCGTTTGGAACGAGGAGTAAATTTTCTTGCCACCACAGGGTCTGCTGCTCCATTCATAGGACTTTTCGGCACTGTCTGGGGAATTATGGAATCGTTCCGGCGAATCGGCGTGATGAAAAGCGCCTCCCTCGCTGTTGTCGCTCCAGGTATTGCGGAAGCGCTTATTGCTACCGCTGCCGGTTTGGCTGCAGCAATCCCGGCAGTTATCTTCTACAACTATTTCTTGAGCAGGATAAATGTCATTTCAAATGAAATGGACAATTTTTCTTCAGAATTAGTCAATATTATCGAGCGGATCTACTGGAAACGAAAGTAG
- a CDS encoding response regulator has product MPYRIVVADQDPRSLEAVTRFLEQDNEFVSVSSSSELKRAIKEEKPHLIILSTVLSDSPNWSAVQRVVKGIKSSRDYSDVPVILMSGSVGAPSQDEVQGSGADGYLTKPIDRNVLRQTVESLLGMDAGSGSEEIMIDFADDDSGDMTEELLAMSNIAMDMDEPSSDVGDTVEIDTGTLVAELDHSGEMGGEDAYEDTVRLNLEDMGLEDDLEDGTAFEPTIELVSDVPGDFGEPESTDVESIDLEMGGGEAIPDFSSLSKEMKASEPQGRDSITVEMDVDDMGLDLEVDDDGTDEFSTSKVEGIDLDDTEIGEILDVQEPSKVLTSDDLLIDDDSLIREASQDVDIIDLEEDTEIRDIDEEELEAVQVTSAESIGLDLDETVPIESLDFVDHSMPEDAGEIDLDSEEPIVGAELELESPLEVAGEFDSDELTLEEMSEEEISTQEFFGEELPTEEFPTEKYPEDRTSDQAGEITLDEFGIETAVVDQPSSAEEISLEDVSIETALGDDMVFEPALEEEPMLEVTEDISFDEITLEEEPGLPFEEAPAGGEIPALETAAVLAAGAVVGAAAASAAKSFTSPPAMVQSETSPPVADVVPPQPAPAKPEPAVPTPAPVAAQTPASPPVAAPPSDSQVLQQLDADDIKKMFSAFLDDRVPLKSDVAASMDSAVKGALPASSEFVTVFREAMQSILPTKDEVLQGLIQNLSASLPTREEINTRVDELIAQSLPTKEVLTLKVEESLQSVLPASEAITERVDSAFKSIPAPEEITKRLDELFEKLPDFSAFSGKFEEALKAIPSEEDISKRLDEKLQGIPSPESIDARIEAAFKGIPSGEEILERVDGKLSALPSDKEVFERIDSVFAWLSREELEKRINEKLAIIPEPEMILRRIDDALTVLPSQEEVLTRIDNALGAIPTREHIEQRIDNALLSIPPQEQIMDRIDRALSAIPPQEQILGRIDEALLSIPPQEKILGRIDNALSAIPPQEQIIGRLDEALSSIPPQEEIIGRIDEALSSIPARAQILEKIDDALRAIPSNNEITTKFDQALTALPSPEHINSILNSVLEAVPSRNFVKEQIDTLLSRAISPELVAERLDQALRGMPSQEYIRIRLDNAFAALPSADIVHERINNSLRVIPTKEAMEAKLDQALSGMPTPDMVMGRIDAAMSVIPSQEILMSRLEEALQQLPTTEAVMQQVAQKIDSLLPARYEATTSFQNILKDRISTVLPEPEIKKAFSQLLPTTDQMLKSVVTALPQKERLQETLTLGITEAIHNALPERIWLESVSRGLFDEHAKGLLPKRDEVVSIIREEIRSKLLTIVERVIQEQIMKITSELS; this is encoded by the coding sequence ATGCCTTATCGGATCGTCGTTGCCGACCAAGATCCTCGAAGCCTTGAGGCGGTAACTCGCTTTCTTGAGCAAGACAATGAATTCGTGAGTGTTTCCAGTTCCTCCGAACTCAAGCGAGCCATAAAGGAAGAAAAGCCTCATCTTATCATACTTTCTACAGTCCTCTCAGACTCACCCAATTGGAGCGCGGTCCAACGTGTTGTAAAGGGTATCAAGTCGTCCCGGGACTATTCGGATGTTCCTGTGATCTTGATGAGCGGCAGCGTCGGTGCTCCATCTCAGGATGAGGTCCAGGGATCGGGCGCAGACGGTTATCTGACGAAACCGATCGACAGAAACGTGTTGCGACAAACCGTCGAATCCCTACTGGGGATGGACGCGGGAAGCGGCAGCGAAGAAATCATGATTGATTTCGCTGACGACGATTCCGGAGACATGACGGAAGAATTGCTTGCAATGTCCAATATAGCAATGGACATGGACGAACCGTCGAGCGACGTTGGCGATACCGTCGAGATCGATACCGGTACGCTGGTTGCAGAACTCGATCATTCGGGTGAGATGGGTGGCGAGGACGCATACGAGGATACTGTTCGCCTCAATCTTGAAGATATGGGCCTCGAAGACGATTTAGAAGATGGTACTGCATTCGAGCCGACTATAGAATTGGTCTCTGATGTGCCGGGAGATTTCGGAGAACCGGAATCCACGGATGTGGAGAGTATAGACCTGGAAATGGGCGGCGGCGAGGCAATACCGGATTTTTCTTCCCTGTCCAAAGAGATGAAAGCTTCTGAGCCCCAGGGACGAGACTCCATCACCGTCGAAATGGATGTCGATGATATGGGCCTGGATCTCGAGGTGGACGACGACGGGACGGACGAGTTCAGCACATCCAAGGTGGAGGGAATAGACCTCGACGATACTGAAATCGGGGAAATCCTCGATGTTCAAGAACCCTCGAAAGTGCTGACTTCCGACGATCTGCTTATTGATGACGATTCCTTGATCAGGGAGGCCTCCCAGGACGTCGATATTATAGATCTCGAAGAAGACACTGAAATAAGGGATATAGATGAGGAAGAATTGGAGGCAGTTCAGGTCACGTCTGCCGAGTCTATCGGTCTGGATCTCGACGAAACAGTCCCTATAGAAAGTCTTGATTTCGTCGATCACAGTATGCCGGAAGATGCCGGGGAGATCGATCTCGACTCGGAAGAACCTATTGTCGGTGCGGAACTCGAACTGGAATCACCCCTTGAAGTGGCGGGGGAATTTGATTCTGACGAACTGACCCTCGAAGAAATGAGCGAAGAGGAGATTTCGACTCAGGAGTTTTTCGGAGAGGAACTCCCGACCGAAGAGTTTCCGACGGAAAAGTATCCGGAAGACAGGACCAGCGATCAAGCCGGTGAAATTACTCTTGATGAGTTCGGTATCGAGACTGCTGTAGTCGATCAGCCTTCGTCGGCGGAAGAGATTTCCCTGGAAGACGTGAGCATTGAAACCGCTCTGGGTGACGATATGGTATTCGAGCCGGCGCTTGAAGAAGAGCCCATGCTCGAAGTCACAGAAGATATTTCTTTTGACGAAATCACCTTGGAGGAGGAACCGGGTCTTCCTTTCGAGGAAGCTCCCGCAGGTGGAGAAATTCCTGCTCTCGAGACAGCAGCGGTATTGGCGGCTGGAGCAGTTGTAGGGGCTGCTGCTGCAAGTGCTGCCAAATCGTTTACTTCTCCGCCTGCGATGGTGCAGTCGGAGACCTCACCTCCCGTAGCCGATGTTGTTCCTCCGCAACCCGCTCCTGCAAAGCCGGAACCAGCCGTTCCGACTCCAGCTCCAGTTGCGGCTCAGACTCCGGCGTCTCCTCCTGTTGCTGCGCCTCCTTCTGACAGTCAGGTTCTTCAACAGCTAGATGCGGATGATATCAAGAAAATGTTCTCGGCATTTCTTGACGACAGGGTGCCGCTGAAATCGGATGTAGCCGCTTCCATGGATTCTGCGGTCAAAGGCGCGCTGCCTGCAAGCAGTGAGTTTGTAACGGTCTTCCGGGAAGCTATGCAGTCAATTCTGCCTACCAAGGATGAAGTGCTGCAGGGGCTCATTCAAAACCTTTCTGCCTCATTGCCGACTCGCGAAGAAATCAACACCCGTGTTGATGAGTTGATCGCTCAATCGTTGCCGACCAAAGAAGTGTTAACCTTGAAGGTCGAAGAATCACTTCAGAGTGTGTTGCCTGCTTCGGAAGCGATCACAGAGCGAGTGGACAGTGCATTCAAGTCCATTCCTGCTCCTGAAGAAATTACGAAACGGCTGGACGAACTCTTCGAGAAGCTTCCCGACTTCAGCGCATTTAGCGGGAAGTTTGAAGAGGCGCTCAAGGCCATTCCGTCTGAAGAGGATATTTCCAAACGATTGGACGAGAAGCTGCAAGGAATTCCTTCGCCGGAATCCATAGACGCTCGGATCGAAGCAGCATTCAAAGGAATTCCGTCCGGAGAAGAGATTCTGGAGAGAGTCGATGGAAAACTGAGCGCTCTCCCGTCGGACAAGGAAGTGTTCGAGCGTATTGATTCAGTGTTTGCCTGGCTTTCAAGAGAAGAGCTGGAAAAACGCATCAATGAGAAGCTTGCAATCATTCCTGAGCCGGAAATGATTCTGCGGCGCATTGATGATGCGCTTACGGTGCTTCCATCGCAGGAGGAAGTGCTGACACGTATAGACAATGCTCTTGGGGCCATTCCCACACGGGAACACATTGAACAGCGCATCGATAATGCGCTCCTGTCCATTCCTCCTCAAGAACAAATTATGGATCGAATCGATAGAGCGCTCTCGGCCATTCCCCCTCAAGAGCAGATACTTGGTCGAATTGACGAAGCCCTTCTTTCGATTCCTCCTCAAGAGAAGATTCTTGGTCGGATCGACAATGCCCTTTCGGCCATTCCTCCACAGGAGCAGATCATCGGTCGACTTGATGAGGCTCTATCGTCTATTCCTCCACAGGAAGAGATTATCGGCCGAATCGACGAGGCACTCTCTTCTATTCCTGCCAGAGCGCAGATCCTGGAAAAGATCGATGACGCACTTCGCGCCATTCCTTCAAATAACGAGATAACGACGAAATTCGATCAGGCTTTGACTGCTCTTCCTTCTCCGGAACATATAAATTCCATACTGAATTCGGTGTTGGAAGCCGTTCCCTCCAGAAACTTTGTAAAAGAGCAGATTGACACGCTTCTGTCCAGAGCCATTTCTCCGGAATTAGTTGCCGAACGGCTGGATCAAGCCCTCCGAGGTATGCCTTCGCAAGAATATATTCGGATACGACTTGATAATGCGTTCGCCGCTCTACCTTCCGCGGATATAGTACATGAGAGAATCAACAATTCCCTCCGTGTGATTCCCACGAAAGAAGCCATGGAAGCGAAACTCGATCAGGCACTATCCGGTATGCCGACTCCCGATATGGTAATGGGCCGCATCGATGCTGCCATGAGTGTGATTCCCAGCCAGGAAATACTTATGAGCAGACTGGAAGAAGCTCTCCAGCAATTGCCGACCACCGAAGCCGTTATGCAACAGGTAGCACAGAAGATCGATTCGTTGCTCCCTGCTCGGTACGAAGCAACCACATCGTTCCAGAACATTTTGAAAGACAGAATCAGCACCGTATTGCCTGAACCTGAAATAAAGAAGGCGTTTTCTCAACTCCTCCCCACTACCGATCAAATGCTGAAATCCGTAGTCACTGCTCTTCCGCAGAAGGAACGCCTCCAGGAGACCCTGACGCTCGGCATCACGGAAGCAATCCACAATGCTCTGCCGGAACGTATCTGGTTAGAGAGTGTGTCAAGAGGGCTGTTTGACGAGCATGCCAAAGGCCTGCTGCCCAAACGTGATGAAGTGGTTTCGATTATCCGTGAGGAAATACGGTCCAAACTGCTCACCATAGTGGAAAGAGTGATTCAAGAGCAGATTATGAAGATAACTTCAGAACTCTCCTGA
- a CDS encoding DEAD/DEAH box helicase, which yields MRKKIIDSAEKRKKQTWHQRKKWKPVVQEESIPRAHNAVLPLLAHIGKPEPTPFVPDPFQIEALERILREDVVVSAPTGSGKTWIAVQAAKEYLVRGCGIWYATPLKALSNAKYEEFGEIFGRERIGILTGDRKENPDAPIIVGTTEILRNQLYDAMESGRDLAVDIVILDEAHYLGDIDRGVVWEEVLIYLPERVRVLLLSATISNAEDVSRWLMHVRKTTCSVVQATERPVPLHVMFLTPQNLLTPFFRGSRLFPKVQSYLKTEKGHRRFGASPFPDMNRIMSVLREFQLLPAIIFLKSRADCDKALESLNPSPLDPEEGGFSEAVMSESKNFPELSAQRQFDQLLTRRAGSHHAGQLPGWRLLIERMMVAGHLEVIFSTSTVAAGVNFPARTVVLLQSDRFNGRTFVDMTSTDLHQMTGRAGRRGMDNAGFTLIIPGRYMDLPLVRELLLSEPEPLQSRIGVNFSMVLNLLLSHDPAGVQELLGYSFSAFHVNPKRAEKVKRFLQTNFRKHLSLLQELNYIDEKGVPTHDGRWAARLRLDHPLLIAQLIREREFSDLNSKQLAALMAPFVMDKDKEIVISRELWQRTNPLWKRFRSMLQKLKPLAELLINRGFDVPNIMFWPAAAVFLWAEEVEWGELIENVDADEGDLAMLILRTADHLRQLLSLEKEEPKLAATAAKALSSLMRAPLV from the coding sequence TTGAGAAAAAAGATAATAGATTCCGCAGAGAAGCGGAAAAAACAAACATGGCATCAACGAAAGAAATGGAAGCCTGTTGTTCAGGAAGAGTCAATTCCAAGAGCTCATAATGCGGTGTTACCGCTCCTGGCCCATATCGGAAAACCCGAACCGACACCCTTCGTGCCCGATCCTTTTCAAATAGAAGCTCTGGAGAGAATTCTCAGGGAAGACGTGGTTGTCAGTGCTCCGACCGGATCCGGCAAGACATGGATTGCAGTTCAAGCTGCAAAAGAATACCTTGTACGGGGTTGCGGCATCTGGTACGCCACTCCACTCAAAGCCTTATCCAATGCGAAGTATGAAGAATTCGGCGAAATATTCGGAAGAGAACGAATAGGCATTCTCACGGGTGACCGCAAGGAAAATCCTGATGCGCCCATTATAGTGGGTACAACGGAAATCCTGAGAAACCAGCTCTACGATGCAATGGAGTCAGGCCGCGACCTTGCTGTAGACATTGTGATCCTTGATGAAGCGCATTATCTCGGCGACATCGATCGAGGTGTTGTCTGGGAAGAAGTCCTGATTTACCTGCCGGAGCGCGTACGCGTACTACTCCTTTCGGCGACCATCTCCAACGCCGAAGATGTGTCCCGATGGCTCATGCACGTGCGCAAAACCACGTGTTCCGTGGTGCAAGCTACCGAAAGACCTGTTCCCTTGCATGTCATGTTTTTGACTCCGCAGAATCTTCTCACGCCTTTTTTCAGGGGCAGCAGACTTTTTCCAAAGGTTCAGAGCTATCTTAAGACCGAAAAGGGGCACAGGCGTTTCGGGGCAAGCCCATTTCCGGATATGAATCGTATCATGTCGGTTTTACGGGAATTTCAACTGCTGCCCGCGATTATCTTTCTCAAATCAAGGGCCGATTGTGACAAGGCATTGGAATCGCTCAATCCTTCTCCTCTGGATCCGGAAGAAGGAGGATTCAGTGAAGCAGTAATGTCCGAATCCAAGAATTTTCCTGAATTGAGTGCTCAAAGACAATTCGACCAACTCCTGACACGAAGAGCGGGGTCCCACCACGCAGGCCAACTGCCGGGTTGGCGATTACTCATCGAGCGTATGATGGTGGCGGGGCACCTGGAAGTCATATTTTCTACATCCACTGTTGCCGCAGGAGTGAATTTTCCGGCTCGAACGGTCGTCCTGTTGCAGAGCGATCGGTTCAATGGCAGAACTTTTGTGGACATGACCTCAACGGATCTTCACCAGATGACCGGCCGAGCGGGACGAAGGGGCATGGACAATGCCGGGTTTACACTCATTATTCCCGGTAGGTACATGGATCTCCCGTTGGTCAGAGAATTGTTGCTTTCAGAACCCGAGCCGCTGCAATCGAGAATCGGCGTTAACTTTTCTATGGTTTTAAATCTGTTGCTTTCTCATGATCCGGCCGGGGTGCAGGAATTATTGGGATACTCATTTTCCGCTTTTCACGTTAATCCCAAAAGAGCTGAAAAGGTGAAACGATTCCTTCAGACGAATTTCAGGAAACACTTAAGCTTGCTACAAGAGCTCAATTATATAGATGAAAAAGGTGTCCCCACACATGACGGTCGATGGGCTGCAAGACTCAGGCTCGATCATCCCCTTTTGATCGCGCAGTTGATTCGGGAACGAGAATTCAGCGACCTTAATTCCAAGCAGTTAGCGGCACTGATGGCGCCGTTTGTTATGGATAAAGATAAGGAAATCGTTATCAGCCGGGAACTTTGGCAACGAACGAACCCCCTGTGGAAACGTTTCCGCAGCATGCTTCAGAAGCTCAAACCACTCGCCGAGTTATTGATAAACCGTGGATTCGATGTGCCCAATATCATGTTCTGGCCCGCTGCAGCAGTGTTCCTGTGGGCGGAGGAAGTAGAATGGGGCGAGTTGATCGAAAACGTGGATGCAGATGAAGGCGATCTGGCAATGCTCATTTTGAGGACCGCGGACCATCTCAGACAACTCCTGTCTCTGGAGAAAGAGGAGCCGAAATTGGCTGCGACGGCAGCAAAGGCTTTGAGTTCCCTGATGAGAGCTCCTCTCGTCTGA